One genomic window of Microbacterium sp. BH-3-3-3 includes the following:
- a CDS encoding GTP pyrophosphokinase family protein — MTDSLDEQQITVSGAALRALRDDFQRFLMEYRFGLAEVETKISILREEFQEMHAYNPIEHVSSRVKSPDSLVDKVRRKGVETDFDSIRAAITDIAGIRITCSFVDDAYRLSDLLTRQDDITVREVKDYIAEPKANGYKSLHVIVEVPVYLSTGRVDVPVEVQFRTIAMDFWASLEHKIYYKYDRLVPDDLLAELKNAADTAAELDARMERLHREIRGAQPGVVSL, encoded by the coding sequence ATGACGGACTCGCTGGACGAACAGCAGATCACCGTCTCGGGTGCGGCGTTGCGAGCCCTGAGGGACGATTTCCAACGGTTCCTCATGGAGTACCGCTTCGGGCTGGCCGAGGTCGAGACAAAGATCTCGATCCTGCGCGAAGAGTTCCAGGAGATGCACGCCTACAACCCGATCGAGCACGTGTCGAGCCGGGTGAAGTCACCCGACAGCCTGGTCGACAAGGTGCGGCGCAAGGGCGTCGAGACCGACTTCGACTCGATCCGCGCAGCGATCACCGACATCGCCGGCATCCGCATCACCTGCAGCTTCGTCGATGACGCCTACCGCTTGTCCGACCTGCTCACCCGGCAGGACGACATCACCGTGCGCGAGGTGAAGGACTACATCGCCGAGCCCAAGGCCAACGGCTACAAGAGTCTGCACGTGATCGTCGAGGTGCCCGTGTACCTCTCGACCGGCCGGGTCGACGTTCCCGTCGAGGTGCAGTTCCGCACCATCGCGATGGACTTCTGGGCCAGCCTCGAGCACAAGATCTACTACAAGTACGACCGACTCGTGCCCGACGATCTGCTCGCCGAGCTGAAGAACGCCGCCGACACCGCGGCTGAGCTCGACGCGCGCATGGAACGGCTGCACCGCGAGATCCGCGGAGCGCAGCCGGGGGTGGTCTCGCTCTGA
- a CDS encoding FUSC family protein, with protein MRLSPSLDPRRWWSDAVTPDRLLLAAKTAAAAALAWYLAPLVPFAQSEYSYYAPLGVLVSMYPTVARSASSGVQAVVGLALGIGLGLASLAVVGTGLPRIVAVAVVILIGVLLAGVRALGVGRDWVAIAGLFVLLLGGADPDGYSSSYLITMAFGVVVGVVVNLVVVPPLRVQRADDRLGHLRDALGDALRAIADSLAGHAFDPAAADAASEGLTGTLADVKEEVELADESRRYNPRGRRLQAPRDLNRRRLDALTGIADATRELAAALGRLTAGPDVDTRLPPDARRALAQAIESVSHLAVTPPDPQSTSPQLHEAETALTRYTDRLRELAADEEPLDAWEAAVSLRRVIAACGPFSDPDADTATR; from the coding sequence ATGAGATTGTCCCCGTCCCTCGATCCGCGACGGTGGTGGTCCGACGCGGTCACCCCTGACCGCCTTCTGCTGGCCGCCAAGACCGCTGCGGCGGCCGCCCTCGCCTGGTATCTCGCGCCCCTCGTGCCCTTCGCGCAGAGCGAGTACTCGTACTACGCCCCGCTGGGCGTGCTCGTCAGCATGTACCCCACCGTCGCCCGCTCCGCCTCGAGCGGGGTGCAGGCGGTCGTCGGTCTCGCGCTGGGCATCGGGCTGGGCCTCGCGAGCCTCGCCGTGGTGGGAACGGGCCTGCCGCGCATCGTGGCGGTCGCGGTCGTCATCCTGATCGGCGTGCTGCTGGCCGGCGTGCGCGCGCTCGGCGTCGGCCGCGACTGGGTGGCCATCGCGGGACTCTTCGTGCTGCTGCTGGGCGGCGCCGACCCCGACGGCTACTCGTCGTCGTACCTGATCACGATGGCCTTCGGCGTCGTGGTCGGCGTGGTGGTGAACCTCGTGGTGGTGCCCCCGCTGCGGGTGCAGCGGGCCGACGACCGGCTGGGCCACCTGCGCGATGCTCTCGGCGACGCCCTGCGCGCGATCGCCGATTCGCTCGCCGGTCACGCCTTCGACCCCGCGGCCGCCGACGCGGCCTCGGAGGGTCTCACCGGCACCCTCGCCGACGTGAAAGAAGAGGTCGAGCTCGCCGACGAGAGTCGCCGGTACAACCCCCGCGGCCGGCGCCTGCAGGCTCCGCGTGACCTGAACCGCCGTCGCCTCGATGCCCTCACCGGCATCGCCGACGCCACCCGCGAGTTGGCGGCGGCCCTCGGCCGCCTGACCGCCGGACCCGACGTCGACACGCGCCTGCCCCCGGACGCCCGGCGCGCGCTCGCCCAGGCCATCGAGAGCGTGTCGCACCTGGCCGTCACTCCGCCCGACCCGCAGAGCACGAGCCCGCAGCTGCACGAGGCCGAGACGGCGCTCACGCGGTACACCGACCGCCTGCGTGAGCTCGCGGCCGACGAGGAACCCCTCGACGCGTGGGAGGCGGCGGTGAGCCTGCGCCGCGTGATCGCCGCGTGCGGGCCCTTCTCCGACCCCGACGCCGACACCGCGACGCGCTGA
- a CDS encoding DUF3072 domain-containing protein produces MSDSSREEETLGAVRDSDNPAEKDPSDWVTGDEPMTAPQRSYLDTLAREAGEEIPADLNKAEASEQIERLQAETGRSTN; encoded by the coding sequence ATGAGCGATTCCTCCCGAGAAGAAGAGACCCTGGGTGCCGTCCGCGACAGCGACAACCCCGCCGAGAAGGACCCCTCGGACTGGGTCACCGGCGACGAGCCGATGACCGCCCCGCAGCGCAGCTACCTCGACACGCTGGCACGCGAAGCCGGCGAGGAGATCCCCGCCGACCTGAACAAGGCCGAGGCGTCGGAGCAGATCGAGCGTCTGCAGGCCGAGACCGGCCGCTCCACCAACTGA
- a CDS encoding ketose-bisphosphate aldolase: protein MLYTGKSILDVANAHSFAIPAFNISDWSMFTGIMDISEEKSAPVIIAIHPDEVSHITTDLIAAMRSRAHRSSVPVAIHWDHGGTYEQMIVAIQSGFTSVMIDASLEPFEQNVALTRKVVEAAHAVGVQVEGELGTIGANDSYGESGAAEIIYTNVDDAVRFVEQTGVDSLAIAIGTSHGLYPAEKSPELRHDLLEQIKAAVGIPLVLHGGSSNPDAELRRAVELGVNKINISSDIKVAYHDRMREILGTDRRLREPNAIQPEPIAAMKITAAEKIDLFGAAGKADLY, encoded by the coding sequence GTGCTCTACACCGGCAAGTCCATCCTCGACGTGGCGAACGCCCACAGCTTCGCCATCCCGGCCTTCAACATCAGCGACTGGTCGATGTTCACCGGGATCATGGACATCAGCGAAGAGAAGTCCGCTCCGGTCATCATCGCCATCCACCCCGACGAGGTGTCGCACATCACGACCGACCTGATCGCCGCGATGCGCTCCCGCGCGCACCGCTCGAGCGTGCCCGTCGCCATCCACTGGGACCACGGCGGAACCTACGAGCAGATGATCGTCGCGATCCAGTCGGGCTTCACCTCGGTGATGATCGACGCCTCGCTCGAGCCCTTCGAGCAGAACGTCGCCCTCACCCGCAAGGTCGTCGAGGCCGCGCACGCCGTGGGCGTGCAGGTCGAGGGCGAGCTCGGCACCATCGGCGCGAACGACAGCTACGGAGAATCCGGCGCCGCCGAGATCATCTACACCAACGTCGACGACGCGGTGCGCTTCGTCGAGCAGACCGGTGTCGACAGCCTCGCGATCGCGATCGGCACCTCTCACGGGCTGTACCCGGCCGAGAAGAGCCCTGAACTGCGTCACGACCTGCTCGAGCAGATCAAGGCCGCGGTCGGCATTCCCCTCGTGCTGCACGGCGGCTCGAGCAACCCGGATGCCGAGCTGCGCCGTGCGGTCGAGCTGGGCGTGAACAAGATCAACATCTCCAGCGACATCAAGGTGGCCTACCACGACCGCATGCGCGAGATCCTCGGCACCGACCGGCGCCTGCGCGAGCCCAACGCGATCCAGCCCGAGCCCATCGCCGCGATGAAGATCACCGCGGCGGAGAAGATCGACCTGTTCGGCGCCGCCGGCAAGGCCGACCTGTACTGA
- a CDS encoding ADP-dependent glucokinase/phosphofructokinase gives MTDVMAEDLVLGLGGTVDYEIRWDAAVLSALAQEHGIRRDELTTTTPIIDERSLVITVLAFLATGGGGERFVLSSRIVEQFAAHFDKEITLGGTGVRAGIALDRIGVPTVQHLVSIDDNVRRLLPASMRVVSSATRDTLDPHLIVQYPEGTTVHLADAAVTAPASNRLIFANDAPNREMAIAEGLGEVLEGAAAFLISGFNTMQDADLLARRLDDLDAAMGHLPADALVYYEDAGFYQRELSALVRARLLDRIDVYGMNEDELQEYLARPVDLLSPDDVAAALAEVHGLIPARTLVVHTKYWAIAVGPAAAAHLAGLDSAVRTAATRYRLGDACTAADLDETARLPRHAGGAAVLAALRERLGAIGVPAFVVDTAHPTTIGLGDTFVGGFLAAVPAAARTATGAALERALDAAATAS, from the coding sequence GTGACCGACGTCATGGCAGAAGACCTCGTCCTCGGACTCGGCGGCACCGTCGACTACGAGATCCGATGGGATGCCGCGGTGCTCTCCGCGCTCGCGCAGGAGCACGGCATCCGTCGAGACGAGCTGACCACCACGACGCCGATCATCGACGAGCGCTCGCTCGTGATCACGGTGCTCGCCTTCCTCGCCACCGGCGGGGGAGGCGAGCGCTTCGTCCTGTCGTCGCGGATCGTCGAGCAGTTCGCGGCCCACTTCGACAAGGAGATCACGCTCGGCGGCACGGGCGTGCGCGCGGGCATCGCCCTCGATCGCATCGGCGTCCCCACCGTGCAGCACCTCGTGAGCATCGACGACAACGTGCGGCGCCTGCTGCCGGCCTCGATGCGGGTGGTGTCGTCGGCGACGCGCGACACCCTCGACCCGCACCTGATCGTCCAGTACCCCGAGGGGACGACCGTGCACCTCGCGGACGCGGCGGTGACCGCTCCAGCATCCAATCGCCTGATCTTCGCCAACGACGCCCCCAACCGCGAGATGGCGATCGCCGAGGGACTTGGTGAGGTGCTCGAGGGAGCCGCGGCGTTCCTGATCTCGGGCTTCAACACCATGCAGGATGCCGACCTGCTCGCGCGTCGGCTCGACGACCTCGATGCGGCGATGGGCCACCTGCCCGCCGACGCCCTCGTGTACTACGAGGACGCGGGCTTCTACCAGCGGGAACTGTCTGCCCTCGTGCGCGCCCGCCTGCTCGATCGCATCGACGTGTACGGCATGAACGAGGACGAGCTGCAGGAGTACCTCGCCCGCCCCGTCGACCTGCTCTCACCCGACGACGTGGCTGCCGCGCTCGCCGAGGTCCACGGCCTCATTCCCGCGCGCACTCTGGTGGTGCACACGAAGTACTGGGCGATCGCCGTCGGTCCCGCGGCCGCCGCGCACCTCGCGGGTCTCGACAGTGCGGTGCGCACCGCCGCGACCCGGTACCGGCTCGGCGATGCCTGCACGGCCGCCGACCTCGACGAGACCGCCCGTCTTCCCCGCCACGCGGGTGGGGCGGCTGTGCTGGCAGCGCTCCGCGAGCGACTGGGGGCCATCGGCGTGCCCGCGTTCGTCGTCGACACCGCCCACCCCACCACGATCGGCCTGGGCGACACGTTCGTCGGCGGATTCCTGGCCGCCGTGCCGGCCGCGGCGCGCACGGCGACGGGGGCTGCCCTGGAGCGTGCGCTCGACGCGGCGGCGACCGCGTCCTGA
- a CDS encoding transposase — translation MSDDAGLLDEVAAELLVLPPARFTAARNARADDVAGPVGRRIARLRKPTVAAWAVNLLVRDGQLGEAVELSRALHEAQDDLDAAELARLGRQRRQLVTALARRAGELAAAEGTPLSGAMIDAVQKTINAAVVDSTVAAAVLTGRLVAPVDLADLESDALGAAVAGSVPGVVPAAGPRDDLAARRARKAAERAVREAERARAEADRDLAGADKRLDSAREKADRANERVDALRADLERAEADAAAAAAAVDAREGERASVVETARSAARALERAEAASDDGEGA, via the coding sequence ATGAGCGACGACGCCGGCCTCCTCGACGAGGTCGCAGCCGAACTGCTCGTCCTGCCGCCCGCGCGATTCACCGCGGCCCGTAATGCGCGAGCCGACGACGTGGCGGGACCGGTCGGTCGCCGCATCGCGCGACTGCGCAAACCCACGGTCGCCGCGTGGGCGGTCAACCTGCTCGTGCGCGACGGGCAGCTGGGCGAGGCCGTGGAGCTCTCCCGCGCTCTGCACGAGGCGCAGGACGACCTGGATGCCGCGGAGCTCGCCCGCCTCGGACGTCAGCGGCGTCAGCTCGTCACCGCCCTCGCCCGGCGCGCGGGAGAGCTCGCCGCCGCGGAGGGCACGCCGCTGAGCGGCGCGATGATCGACGCGGTGCAGAAGACCATCAACGCCGCCGTCGTCGATTCCACGGTCGCGGCGGCCGTACTGACGGGACGGCTCGTGGCGCCCGTCGACCTGGCCGATCTCGAGTCCGATGCCCTGGGGGCCGCGGTCGCCGGGTCGGTCCCCGGCGTGGTGCCCGCCGCCGGTCCGCGCGACGATCTCGCGGCCCGACGCGCGCGCAAAGCCGCCGAGCGGGCCGTGCGCGAAGCCGAGCGTGCGCGCGCCGAGGCCGATCGCGACCTGGCCGGTGCTGACAAGCGGCTGGACTCGGCGCGAGAGAAGGCCGATCGGGCGAACGAGCGGGTCGACGCGCTGCGCGCCGACCTCGAGCGGGCGGAGGCCGACGCCGCGGCCGCGGCCGCCGCGGTCGATGCGCGTGAGGGCGAGCGCGCCTCGGTCGTCGAGACCGCTCGGTCGGCGGCCCGGGCGCTCGAACGGGCGGAAGCTGCGAGCGATGACGGAGAGGGCGCATGA
- a CDS encoding MarR family winged helix-turn-helix transcriptional regulator — translation MEDTTSADDVVKALTDLTESGVASERAALQSLGIGPNDAKVLRFLLQRDTDDAPVTPRLLAEMLGISSAATTALIDRLAEAGWVERGPYPGDRRSIVVRETIDADSPARRVLAVRHSSASAAAGRLGAAERRIVADFLDDIARGETHDIDELRLHDRASRTT, via the coding sequence ATGGAAGACACCACGTCGGCAGACGACGTCGTCAAGGCCCTCACCGACCTCACCGAGTCCGGGGTCGCCTCCGAGCGGGCCGCACTCCAGTCGCTCGGCATCGGCCCCAACGACGCCAAGGTGCTGCGGTTCCTGCTGCAGCGCGACACCGACGACGCCCCTGTCACCCCGCGCCTGCTGGCCGAGATGCTGGGCATCTCGTCGGCGGCGACCACCGCCCTCATCGATCGACTGGCCGAGGCCGGTTGGGTGGAGCGCGGACCGTACCCGGGCGACCGCCGTTCGATCGTCGTGCGCGAGACCATCGACGCCGACTCCCCCGCCCGCCGCGTGCTGGCGGTGCGCCACTCCTCGGCTTCCGCGGCCGCCGGGCGTCTGGGTGCCGCCGAGCGGCGCATCGTGGCCGACTTCCTCGACGACATCGCCCGCGGTGAGACCCACGACATCGACGAGCTGCGGCTCCACGACAGAGCGTCCCGCACGACCTGA
- a CDS encoding carbohydrate ABC transporter permease: protein MALTTPARPRAMSTVARRRFAQTGVFIGLLLGAVFAAGPVLWMLSSSFKSNTQIFELPPRLITETFSFDAYISIFTNPETVRFFINSYVVAGAVTILTLLVAIQAAYAFSRFEFRGKRIVNVIIVSVQAVPPITLLIPYFGLMVGLGLYNTYPGLIFTYMVFTLPYAIIMMTGYFNTLPKELDEAVRVDGAGSFTALWRVLVPISIPGIVSVGIYTFMIAWNEFLFALTLTRTIDMRTVPIGIQLLMGQHSYEWNQIMAMSILGSIPVLLLFLFFQRFFISGLTAGSVKS, encoded by the coding sequence ATGGCCCTGACCACCCCCGCGCGCCCGCGCGCCATGAGCACCGTCGCACGCCGCCGGTTCGCCCAGACCGGCGTGTTCATCGGCCTTCTCCTCGGTGCGGTCTTCGCCGCGGGACCGGTGCTGTGGATGCTGTCGAGCTCGTTCAAGTCGAACACGCAGATCTTCGAGCTCCCGCCGCGCCTGATCACCGAGACGTTCTCGTTCGACGCGTACATCTCGATCTTCACCAACCCCGAGACGGTGCGCTTCTTCATCAACAGCTACGTCGTCGCGGGAGCCGTGACGATCCTCACGCTCCTGGTGGCGATCCAGGCCGCGTACGCCTTCAGCCGGTTCGAGTTCCGCGGCAAGCGCATCGTCAACGTCATCATCGTCAGCGTCCAGGCCGTGCCGCCCATCACCCTGCTCATCCCGTACTTCGGGCTCATGGTGGGACTCGGGCTCTACAACACCTATCCGGGCCTCATCTTCACCTACATGGTGTTCACGCTGCCCTACGCGATCATCATGATGACCGGGTACTTCAACACCCTGCCGAAGGAGCTCGACGAGGCCGTCCGCGTCGACGGGGCCGGATCCTTCACCGCCCTCTGGCGCGTGCTCGTACCCATCTCGATCCCCGGGATCGTCTCGGTGGGCATCTACACGTTCATGATCGCGTGGAACGAGTTCCTCTTCGCGCTGACCCTCACGCGCACCATCGACATGCGCACGGTGCCGATCGGCATCCAGTTGCTCATGGGACAGCACTCGTACGAGTGGAACCAGATCATGGCGATGAGCATCCTCGGCTCGATCCCCGTGCTGCTGCTCTTCCTGTTCTTCCAGCGTTTCTTCATCAGCGGCCTGACGGCCGGCTCGGTGAAGAGCTAA
- a CDS encoding alpha/beta fold hydrolase: MPRDPRPADVQVETYRRGDARTRVTRVSSGATTGRSFVLVAGIGVASTYFEFLAPLLANEGDVFALDLPGFGGVPASGEQPTASFFADQVEGVLDHYDLDDPVLIGHSMGTQVVTEVLARRPDLSHAVLVSPVVDESEAHALTQAVRFVQSTLRESVHIALLAVSAYLLCGFLYFFETLPHMLRYRISDRIGAAHATLLLVRGEFDRPSPRRLHSRLVARSRSARRWEIEGAAHCVVNSHAVGVADLVVRHVRDELAAKGRMPAADAVVPPASHADVRMVLGAMASRAAEWVSAARKDETGVEKAKARHTRVLWEAYRPRS, from the coding sequence ATGCCCCGCGACCCGAGACCCGCCGACGTCCAGGTCGAGACCTATCGGCGCGGCGACGCGCGAACCAGGGTCACCCGCGTATCCAGCGGGGCCACGACGGGGCGCTCGTTCGTGCTCGTGGCCGGCATCGGGGTGGCGTCGACGTACTTCGAGTTCCTCGCACCGCTGCTCGCGAACGAGGGCGACGTCTTCGCCCTCGACCTGCCGGGCTTCGGCGGGGTCCCCGCGTCGGGGGAGCAGCCCACCGCCTCCTTCTTCGCCGACCAGGTCGAGGGGGTGCTCGACCACTACGACCTCGACGACCCCGTGCTCATCGGTCACTCGATGGGCACGCAGGTGGTCACCGAGGTGCTCGCGCGGCGGCCTGATCTCTCGCACGCGGTGCTCGTGAGTCCCGTCGTCGACGAGAGCGAGGCCCACGCCCTCACCCAAGCGGTGCGTTTCGTGCAGTCGACGCTGCGCGAGTCCGTGCACATCGCGTTGCTGGCGGTGTCGGCCTACCTGTTGTGCGGGTTCCTCTACTTCTTCGAGACGTTGCCGCACATGCTGCGCTACCGCATCTCGGACCGCATCGGTGCAGCGCACGCGACCCTGCTGCTCGTGCGCGGCGAGTTCGACCGCCCCTCGCCGCGCCGGCTGCATTCGCGCCTGGTCGCCCGCTCCCGCTCCGCGCGCCGGTGGGAGATCGAGGGGGCCGCGCACTGCGTCGTGAACAGTCACGCCGTCGGCGTGGCCGACCTGGTCGTGCGGCACGTGCGCGACGAGCTGGCGGCGAAGGGCCGGATGCCGGCGGCCGACGCCGTGGTTCCCCCGGCCTCGCACGCCGACGTGCGCATGGTGCTCGGCGCCATGGCCAGCCGCGCCGCCGAGTGGGTCAGCGCGGCACGCAAAGACGAGACGGGCGTGGAGAAGGCCAAGGCGCGCCACACCCGGGTGCTGTGGGAGGCCTACCGCCCACGCAGCTGA
- a CDS encoding MarR family winged helix-turn-helix transcriptional regulator — protein MENDSGETRYWYGAADEDRRRRAIEVLQAFRVYRAAEVAMRRRTRESMSMGENELLVLRYLLRAAGQQRQVSPSELTRYLGVSTASTTAIVDRLEKSGHVTRTPHPTDRRSIFIVATAASDDEVRATLGTMHSRMMGAVVDMTPEESAAVIACLGRLQDAVDQVDPHPEPVDSER, from the coding sequence GTGGAGAACGACTCGGGCGAAACGCGCTATTGGTACGGCGCCGCGGACGAGGATCGTCGCCGACGCGCCATCGAGGTGCTGCAGGCGTTCCGCGTGTACCGCGCCGCCGAGGTGGCGATGCGCCGACGCACCCGCGAGTCGATGTCGATGGGCGAGAACGAGCTCCTCGTGCTGCGCTACCTGCTGCGGGCCGCCGGACAGCAGCGTCAGGTCTCACCGAGTGAGCTGACGCGGTACCTCGGTGTCTCGACGGCGTCGACGACCGCCATCGTCGACCGTCTCGAGAAGTCCGGCCACGTCACCCGCACGCCCCACCCCACCGACCGGCGCAGCATCTTCATCGTCGCCACCGCGGCCAGCGACGACGAGGTGCGCGCGACGCTCGGGACGATGCACTCCCGCATGATGGGCGCCGTCGTCGACATGACGCCGGAAGAGAGCGCCGCGGTCATCGCGTGCCTCGGCCGTCTGCAGGATGCCGTCGACCAGGTCGATCCGCACCCGGAACCGGTCGACTCCGAGCGGTGA
- the glgX gene encoding glycogen debranching protein GlgX: MSDVQQVWPGSSYPLGATYDGNGTNFALFSEGAERVELCFFEEDGTETRFELVDVDAFVWHGYLPNIQPGQRYGYRVHGEYDPASGKRYNASKLLLDPYAKAVEGQIDWGQPVFSYEFGDPDSFNDEDSAPHMMKGVVVNPFFDWSGDRQPKIPYAESFIYEAHVRGLTQLHPDVPEELRGTYAGIAHPAVIDHLKKLGITAIELMPVHQFVNDSTLEEKGLSNYWGYNTIAFLAPQNTYSSTGDHGQQVQEFKAMVKALHATGIEVILDVVYNHTAEGNHMGPTLSMRGIDNEAYYRLEDDDKRYYTDYTGTGNSMNVGNPHTLQLIMDSLRYWVLEMHVDGFRFDLASTLAREFYEVDKLATFFELVQQDPVVSQVKLIAEPWDVGPGGYQVGNFPPQWTEWNGKYRDTVRDFWRGEPQALAEFASRLTGSADLYEHSGRFPVASINFVTAHDGFTLRDLVSYNEKHNDANGEDNNDGESHNRSSNMGVEGSTDDPDVLKRRAQQQRNFIATLLLSQGVPMLLHGDELGRTQGGNNNGYAQDNEITWVDWSNIDTPLIEFTAALARLRKQHPTFRRSRFFDGRPVKMEEGAPIPDVVWLRPDGSLMQPEDWDNGFGLAVGVFLNGQGIRERDRRGESISDDHFLVLFNAGDDKVDFRLPDFEYAPKWDAYVDTAGERANTEPLSPGETLPLEPKSLMVLREHHLPEPEIDHSVAASLTAQIQVIGNDDLPGQAPKPEL; this comes from the coding sequence GTGAGCGACGTGCAGCAGGTATGGCCAGGATCCAGTTATCCCCTCGGGGCCACTTACGACGGTAACGGGACGAACTTCGCCCTGTTCAGTGAAGGAGCGGAGCGCGTCGAGCTCTGCTTCTTCGAAGAAGACGGAACGGAGACGCGCTTCGAGCTCGTGGACGTCGACGCGTTCGTGTGGCACGGCTACCTCCCCAACATCCAGCCCGGACAGCGGTACGGCTACCGCGTGCACGGGGAGTACGACCCGGCCAGCGGCAAGCGCTACAACGCGAGCAAGCTCCTGCTCGACCCGTACGCCAAAGCCGTCGAGGGGCAGATCGACTGGGGCCAGCCGGTCTTCAGCTACGAGTTCGGCGACCCCGACTCGTTCAACGACGAGGACTCCGCCCCGCACATGATGAAGGGCGTGGTCGTCAACCCGTTCTTCGACTGGTCGGGCGATCGCCAGCCCAAGATCCCGTACGCCGAGAGCTTCATCTACGAGGCCCACGTGCGCGGTCTCACCCAGCTGCACCCCGACGTGCCCGAGGAACTGCGCGGCACCTACGCCGGCATCGCCCACCCGGCCGTCATCGACCACCTGAAGAAGCTCGGCATCACCGCCATCGAGCTCATGCCGGTGCACCAGTTCGTCAACGACTCCACTCTGGAAGAGAAGGGTCTGTCGAACTACTGGGGCTACAACACCATCGCGTTCCTCGCTCCGCAGAACACCTACTCCTCGACCGGTGACCACGGTCAGCAGGTGCAGGAGTTCAAGGCCATGGTCAAGGCACTGCACGCGACGGGCATCGAGGTCATCCTCGACGTGGTCTACAACCACACCGCCGAGGGCAACCACATGGGCCCCACCCTCTCGATGCGCGGCATCGACAACGAGGCCTACTACCGCCTCGAAGACGACGACAAGCGCTACTACACCGACTACACCGGCACCGGCAACAGCATGAACGTGGGCAACCCCCACACGCTGCAGCTGATCATGGACTCGCTGCGCTACTGGGTACTCGAGATGCACGTCGACGGCTTCCGCTTCGACCTCGCCTCGACCCTCGCTCGCGAGTTCTACGAGGTCGACAAGCTCGCCACCTTCTTCGAGCTCGTGCAGCAGGATCCGGTGGTCTCGCAGGTCAAGCTGATCGCCGAGCCGTGGGACGTGGGCCCCGGCGGGTACCAGGTCGGGAACTTCCCGCCCCAGTGGACCGAGTGGAACGGCAAGTACCGCGACACCGTCCGCGACTTCTGGCGCGGCGAGCCGCAGGCCCTCGCGGAGTTCGCCTCGCGCCTCACCGGTTCGGCCGACCTGTACGAGCACTCCGGTCGGTTCCCGGTGGCGTCCATCAACTTCGTCACCGCGCACGACGGCTTCACGCTCCGCGACCTCGTGTCGTACAACGAGAAGCACAACGACGCCAACGGCGAAGACAACAACGACGGCGAATCGCACAACCGCTCGAGCAACATGGGTGTCGAGGGGTCGACCGACGACCCCGATGTGTTGAAGCGTCGCGCGCAGCAGCAGCGCAACTTCATCGCGACGCTTCTGCTGAGCCAGGGTGTGCCCATGCTGCTGCACGGCGACGAGCTCGGTCGCACGCAGGGCGGCAACAACAACGGGTACGCCCAGGACAACGAGATCACGTGGGTGGACTGGTCGAACATCGACACCCCGCTCATCGAGTTCACCGCCGCCCTCGCGCGTCTGCGTAAGCAGCACCCCACCTTCCGACGCAGCCGGTTCTTCGACGGCCGCCCCGTGAAGATGGAGGAAGGCGCTCCCATCCCCGACGTGGTGTGGCTGCGTCCTGACGGCTCACTCATGCAGCCCGAGGACTGGGACAACGGCTTCGGGCTCGCGGTCGGCGTGTTCCTCAACGGCCAGGGGATCCGCGAGCGCGACCGTCGCGGCGAGTCGATCAGCGACGACCACTTCCTCGTGCTCTTCAACGCGGGTGACGACAAAGTCGACTTCCGGCTTCCCGACTTCGAGTACGCCCCCAAGTGGGACGCCTACGTCGACACGGCGGGCGAGCGGGCCAACACCGAGCCGCTGAGCCCCGGCGAGACGCTGCCGCTGGAGCCCAAGTCGCTCATGGTGCTGCGCGAGCACCACCTTCCCGAGCCCGAGATCGACCACTCGGTCGCGGCCTCGCTCACGGCGCAGATCCAGGTCATCGGCAACGACGACCTGCCAGGTCAAGCACCCAAGCCGGAGCTGTGA